In Candidatus Zixiibacteriota bacterium, one genomic interval encodes:
- a CDS encoding peptidase S10, with product MKGKPDKPVPEPISETIRESVHRVTIAGETIEYKAIAGILHLKKEIDKPVAAVFFIAYLRADTRDASERPITFSFNGGPGSSSVWLHLGVLGPRRVLMQADGHAFPPPYELVNNDYSLLDHTDLVFIDPVSTGYSRAVPGEDPK from the coding sequence ATGAAGGGTAAACCGGATAAACCGGTCCCTGAACCGATCAGCGAAACTATCCGCGAAAGTGTACACCGGGTGACAATCGCCGGAGAAACAATTGAATACAAGGCGATTGCCGGAATCCTGCATCTGAAAAAAGAGATCGATAAGCCGGTTGCGGCTGTCTTCTTCATCGCTTATCTGCGAGCCGATACCCGTGATGCTTCCGAGAGGCCGATTACGTTTTCATTTAATGGCGGTCCGGGGTCGTCCTCGGTATGGCTGCACCTGGGGGTCCTGGGACCCAGGCGGGTGTTGATGCAGGCGGACGGTCACGCTTTTCCACCTCCATATGAATTAGTCAACAACGATTACTCCCTGCTTGATCACACTGATTTGGTGTTCATAGATCCGGTCAGCACAGGTTACAGCAGGGCGGTACCGGGTGAGGACCCGAAGCA